A window of the Synergistaceae bacterium genome harbors these coding sequences:
- the cobU gene encoding bifunctional adenosylcobinamide kinase/adenosylcobinamide-phosphate guanylyltransferase, translated as MAAEITLVLGGARSGKSTFAEQFAIDKGKPVTYLATAEAGDPEMAERISIHRSRRPHDWKTWEGRPGELPYVIASLSGTILLDCLTLWLTRLFLEGDAAEEADEAEWNSRELYIRALTERLCSAPRDGTHLIIVSNEVGFGLVPPYLMGRRFRDLQGRMNQLCASKADRVVLVVAGCPLWIKDPSKGRMTYEEKI; from the coding sequence ATGGCAGCGGAGATCACTCTGGTTCTAGGCGGAGCAAGAAGCGGCAAGAGCACCTTCGCCGAACAGTTTGCGATCGATAAGGGAAAGCCCGTGACATATCTCGCTACTGCGGAGGCCGGGGACCCGGAGATGGCGGAGCGTATTTCGATCCACAGAAGCAGGCGCCCTCATGACTGGAAGACATGGGAGGGCAGACCGGGGGAACTTCCATATGTTATAGCCTCGCTCTCGGGAACGATCCTTCTTGATTGTCTCACCCTCTGGCTGACGCGGCTCTTTCTTGAGGGCGATGCGGCGGAGGAAGCAGACGAGGCTGAGTGGAATTCCCGTGAGCTTTATATTCGCGCACTTACCGAGCGGCTGTGCTCGGCACCGAGAGACGGGACCCACCTTATCATTGTAAGCAACGAGGTAGGCTTCGGGCTTGTCCCTCCGTATCTTATGGGGAGAAGGTTCAGGGACCTTCAGGGGCGCATGAACCAGCTCTGTGCGTCAAAGGCGGACAGGGTCGTCTTGGTGGTTGCAGGCTGTCCGCTTTGGATAAAGGACCCTTCGAAAGGCCGGATGACTTATGAAGAAAAAATTTGA
- a CDS encoding tetratricopeptide repeat protein has protein sequence MTEEEIAWALKKEPRPPVPRFVFVLIAAAVLIAFLAGGFWYYRKNVLPEEYYQNATQLFKQGKYTEALPLYEKVLKLRPERKGILYQIAFCLEKTGKIDEAIVRYEEHLRIMPNDGRAMLRAGWLYTERGNYEKGLPLLKKAALKMKDPSVWTLLGNAAMRNGSRDLAVEALVKQTELFKEPEKVLTCSKMLMDLNAWQEALAGYNRFIKLAPDDSRGIHGANAAKAMLGYPTDPKLVIVPGKSIGDVNLGATKEEVKAALGRPDAKEFTGVGGKSPLSGAFAEIWTYGRSLPGRGLRVIFINDRVKEVESSSAAYKTGDGIGISNFLLAKNSHRFESRKQAKNGNVVCMIKGGGLTFYAAKLNSDGTEAKYKKLRLHKGGYLLENIEGFSLFDLLD, from the coding sequence ATGACTGAGGAAGAAATAGCGTGGGCCTTGAAGAAGGAACCGCGCCCCCCTGTGCCGCGTTTTGTCTTTGTTTTGATCGCGGCGGCGGTCCTGATCGCATTTCTCGCCGGAGGTTTCTGGTATTACAGGAAGAATGTGCTGCCGGAAGAATATTATCAGAATGCCACTCAGCTCTTCAAACAGGGGAAATACACCGAGGCCCTGCCTCTTTATGAAAAAGTCCTCAAACTGCGTCCGGAACGCAAGGGGATATTGTACCAGATAGCCTTCTGCCTTGAAAAAACCGGAAAGATCGATGAGGCGATCGTGCGCTACGAAGAACACCTCAGGATAATGCCGAACGACGGGAGGGCCATGCTGCGCGCCGGTTGGCTCTATACCGAGAGGGGCAATTATGAGAAGGGACTTCCGCTTCTTAAGAAAGCCGCTTTAAAAATGAAGGACCCGAGCGTATGGACACTGCTCGGAAACGCCGCAATGAGGAACGGCAGCAGGGATCTTGCGGTCGAAGCACTGGTCAAACAGACGGAGCTTTTTAAAGAGCCGGAAAAGGTGCTGACATGTTCGAAGATGCTAATGGACCTCAATGCGTGGCAGGAGGCCCTGGCCGGTTATAACCGCTTTATTAAGCTTGCTCCGGATGACAGCCGCGGCATCCACGGAGCGAACGCCGCAAAGGCGATGCTTGGCTACCCGACAGATCCAAAGCTGGTAATTGTCCCGGGCAAGTCGATAGGCGATGTTAATCTCGGAGCTACAAAGGAGGAAGTGAAAGCAGCGTTGGGCCGCCCGGATGCTAAGGAGTTTACCGGTGTAGGCGGCAAATCACCGCTGTCCGGCGCCTTCGCAGAGATATGGACGTACGGCAGAAGTTTACCTGGGCGCGGGCTGCGAGTCATATTTATCAACGACAGGGTCAAGGAGGTTGAGAGCAGTTCTGCTGCGTACAAGACCGGAGATGGGATCGGGATATCGAATTTTCTGCTTGCAAAGAACTCACACAGATTTGAATCGCGTAAGCAGGCGAAAAACGGAAATGTCGTCTGCATGATAAAGGGCGGCGGGCTTACTTTCTATGCTGCTAAGCTGAACAGCGACGGAACCGAGGCAAAGTATAAAAAACTTCGGCTGCATAAGGGTGGCTATCTGTTGGAAAATATTGAAGGTTTCAGTCTGTTTGATTTGCTTGACTAA
- a CDS encoding radical SAM protein, giving the protein MVKVRRVRVKNLLTETRIGGDYAINPYVGCPHKCIYCYAACINWSGKVRDEQWGDFLDVKEPTSQLNLARIFRKRILFSSMTDAYNPYEKKAEVTRDIIRQLIPAEVKLLIITKSSLVTRDIDLFKRFPYVKVIFSFSSLDNSFRKQAEPYASSPAEKIDALRKLKSAGIATGVFVAPTFPEITDTAGIIRATAPLVDRITFDTLNLRPQNIDIVLNFIRTTRPDLTEIYEDIYLRKNRLYWIGLRKKIKEECIKAGIPHGIFF; this is encoded by the coding sequence ATGGTCAAGGTCCGCAGAGTCAGAGTAAAAAACCTTCTGACCGAAACACGTATCGGGGGCGACTACGCGATAAACCCATACGTAGGCTGCCCGCATAAGTGCATTTACTGTTACGCGGCATGCATAAACTGGTCGGGAAAGGTTCGGGATGAACAGTGGGGTGATTTCCTTGACGTCAAAGAGCCAACGTCACAACTCAACCTTGCAAGGATTTTCCGTAAGCGGATACTTTTCAGCTCAATGACAGACGCGTATAACCCATATGAAAAAAAAGCGGAGGTCACCCGTGATATAATCAGGCAACTGATCCCGGCGGAGGTAAAACTGCTGATAATCACCAAATCTTCTCTTGTAACAAGGGACATAGACCTTTTTAAAAGATTTCCTTATGTGAAGGTCATCTTCTCATTCAGCTCTCTTGACAACAGCTTCAGAAAACAAGCCGAGCCATACGCATCGTCTCCCGCGGAAAAAATTGACGCCCTGCGTAAATTGAAAAGTGCGGGCATCGCAACCGGCGTGTTCGTGGCACCAACTTTCCCTGAGATTACGGACACGGCCGGGATCATCCGCGCAACAGCTCCGCTCGTTGACCGGATCACCTTCGATACGCTGAACCTTCGCCCGCAGAACATCGACATAGTCCTGAACTTTATACGCACGACAAGGCCTGACCTAACGGAGATCTACGAGGATATTTACCTGAGAAAGAACCGCCTATACTGGATAGGCCTGCGGAAGAAGATAAAAGAAGAGTGCATCAAAGCAGGGATCCCGCACGGGATATTTTTCTGA
- a CDS encoding homocysteine S-methyltransferase family protein — MAFRINEDSVMLFDGAMGTMLQNRGLKTGGIPEMLNITNPEVIESIHSEYLDAGADVVLANTFGANRYKAAKAGRTVRELIASAVAIAKKATAGLECKYTALDIGPTGRVMQPAGDMPFDEAVEVFAEIVKAGCSSGADLILLETFTDLYELKAAIIAAKENSDLPLLATMSFEEGGNTFFGATIESMVLTLEALGVDALGVNCSLGPKQLAPIVRRILDASSIPVIVQPNAGLPVLEGGNARYDVTPEEFASYIGDFVASGVSVVGGCCGTTPEYIRLTKKLLSGCRPKIRTTSRRTGICSPSCPVFFGEDTVIIGERLNPTGKKTLQAALRAGDTDFILREAIRQQEQGADVLDVNVGLPDIDEPAVLAKTTIDIQAVVDLPLQLDSSNYEALERAARVYNGKPLINSVSGKKESLARVLPIVKKYGTAVLGLTLDENGIPETAEERLAIARRIVSAAEAAGIPKEDVLIDCLVMTASAQQGQVSETLKAVRMVRQKLGVKTVLGVSNVSFGLPARHLINRTMLAMALTQGLDAPIMDPGDSGMAETIAAFRVLSGKDANSAQYIEKFSDCTQQQAISRKGGGDLPELAYAIAHGLRNGAKKATEALLEKKTPLEIIEGDVIPALDAVGKDYEAGKIFLPQLIKSAEAAKSSFERLRGELTKDGSAAEGERKKIVIATVHGDIHDIGKNIVKVIMENYNFNVIDLGKDVPPEKVVEAVTESGARLVGLSALMTTTVASMKTTIDMLRNECQGVRVIVGGAVLTPELAKYVGADCYARDAMDGVRLSMADIPPDTRGCAG, encoded by the coding sequence GTGGCGTTCAGGATAAATGAAGACAGTGTGATGCTTTTCGACGGGGCGATGGGGACTATGCTCCAGAACAGGGGGCTGAAGACCGGTGGCATACCGGAGATGCTGAACATCACGAACCCTGAGGTTATAGAATCGATACATAGCGAATATCTTGACGCGGGCGCCGACGTAGTGCTCGCAAACACGTTCGGCGCGAACCGGTACAAGGCGGCAAAGGCAGGGCGCACCGTCCGGGAACTCATAGCCTCAGCTGTGGCTATAGCAAAAAAGGCAACTGCAGGCCTGGAGTGCAAATACACCGCGCTTGACATAGGACCGACAGGCAGAGTCATGCAGCCTGCCGGGGATATGCCTTTTGATGAGGCTGTCGAAGTCTTTGCCGAGATCGTAAAGGCAGGATGCAGTTCCGGGGCTGACCTGATCCTGCTTGAAACCTTCACGGATCTCTATGAGCTCAAGGCCGCTATAATCGCAGCAAAGGAAAACTCTGATTTGCCCCTGCTTGCAACAATGAGTTTCGAGGAGGGCGGAAACACTTTCTTCGGAGCGACGATCGAGTCCATGGTGCTCACGCTGGAGGCTCTCGGCGTTGACGCGCTCGGCGTCAACTGTTCACTCGGGCCGAAGCAGCTTGCCCCGATAGTCAGACGGATACTTGATGCAAGCTCGATACCGGTAATTGTGCAGCCGAACGCAGGGCTTCCTGTCCTTGAAGGAGGGAATGCCCGGTACGATGTGACACCGGAGGAATTTGCAAGTTACATAGGCGATTTTGTCGCGTCCGGAGTCTCTGTCGTCGGTGGCTGCTGCGGGACGACCCCCGAATACATTCGGCTCACTAAAAAACTTCTCTCCGGCTGCAGACCAAAAATCAGGACAACCTCAAGGAGGACAGGGATATGCTCTCCGTCCTGCCCTGTCTTCTTCGGCGAGGACACCGTCATCATCGGAGAGCGCCTTAACCCAACAGGCAAAAAAACTCTCCAGGCTGCTCTGCGCGCAGGCGATACGGACTTCATACTGCGCGAGGCAATACGGCAGCAGGAACAGGGCGCTGATGTGCTTGATGTCAACGTTGGGCTGCCTGACATAGACGAACCGGCAGTGCTGGCAAAGACAACCATCGATATACAGGCTGTAGTCGATCTCCCGCTGCAGCTGGACTCATCGAACTATGAGGCACTCGAACGGGCGGCGCGCGTGTACAACGGCAAACCGCTCATAAACTCTGTCAGCGGCAAAAAAGAATCGCTGGCACGCGTGCTGCCGATAGTAAAAAAGTACGGCACGGCAGTGCTGGGGCTTACCCTTGATGAGAACGGCATACCGGAAACAGCTGAGGAGCGGCTCGCAATAGCGCGGCGGATCGTCTCCGCAGCCGAGGCGGCAGGTATACCAAAGGAGGACGTGCTCATCGACTGCCTCGTTATGACGGCCTCCGCGCAGCAGGGCCAGGTCTCAGAGACATTAAAGGCAGTCCGTATGGTCAGGCAGAAACTGGGCGTGAAGACTGTACTTGGGGTCAGCAACGTATCGTTCGGACTCCCTGCCCGGCACCTGATCAACAGGACAATGCTCGCAATGGCGCTCACTCAGGGTCTCGACGCCCCTATAATGGACCCGGGGGACTCCGGCATGGCGGAAACGATCGCAGCCTTCAGGGTCCTCTCGGGAAAGGATGCCAATTCGGCTCAGTACATAGAAAAGTTCTCGGACTGCACACAACAGCAGGCAATATCCCGGAAAGGCGGCGGTGATCTGCCGGAGCTTGCGTACGCTATCGCACACGGGCTTAGAAATGGCGCAAAAAAAGCCACGGAAGCCCTGCTTGAGAAGAAGACTCCGCTTGAAATAATCGAAGGAGATGTGATACCAGCGCTTGACGCTGTCGGAAAGGACTACGAAGCGGGAAAAATTTTCTTGCCGCAGCTTATAAAATCGGCAGAGGCAGCCAAGTCATCCTTTGAACGTCTGCGCGGGGAGCTCACAAAGGATGGATCCGCTGCCGAAGGAGAGCGCAAAAAAATAGTCATCGCCACTGTTCACGGAGACATCCATGACATAGGCAAGAACATTGTAAAAGTCATTATGGAAAACTACAATTTTAACGTCATCGACCTCGGCAAAGACGTCCCGCCGGAGAAGGTAGTGGAGGCCGTGACTGAAAGCGGGGCAAGGCTCGTCGGGCTCAGCGCTCTGATGACGACTACAGTTGCAAGCATGAAGACGACGATAGATATGCTGCGGAACGAATGCCAGGGTGTCCGGGTCATCGTCGGCGGCGCCGTGCTTACGCCGGAACTCGCAAAATATGTCGGGGCAGACTGCTATGCGCGCGACGCAATGGATGGAGTAAGGCTCAGCATGGCCGACATCCCGCCCGACACACGGGGATGCGCGGGATGA
- the metF gene encoding methylenetetrahydrofolate reductase [NAD(P)H] has translation MKDFFDARKPTLTFEIFPPKRNGNLESVFSTVDALASLAPDLISVTYGAGGTSRDNTVTIASEIQNSYSIPALAHLTCAGSTKEELDMILSELSDRGIRNILALRGDLSEGTTPADFRYASSLITFIKSRYNFRIFAACYPEKHIEAYSMEEDLLRLKEKEDCGVDVFISQLFFDNELFYKFRSMARELGISTPIIAGIMPITSASQISRMTSMCGASVPEKVRKIIRAYGHNSMAMKEAGIAYATAQIIDLLATGVDGIHIYTMNQPDIAKRISESIRGILYSLRVKRGQ, from the coding sequence ATGAAAGATTTTTTTGATGCCAGAAAACCTACGCTTACTTTTGAGATTTTCCCTCCAAAGCGTAACGGCAACCTTGAATCTGTCTTCTCGACCGTCGACGCGCTGGCCAGCCTCGCTCCCGACCTCATCAGCGTGACCTATGGGGCAGGTGGGACAAGCCGCGACAACACCGTGACTATTGCCTCCGAGATACAGAACAGCTACAGCATACCGGCGCTTGCCCACCTCACATGCGCAGGCAGCACCAAGGAAGAGTTGGACATGATCCTGTCCGAGCTAAGCGACAGGGGGATCAGAAACATACTCGCACTGCGCGGCGACCTCAGCGAAGGGACAACACCGGCCGATTTCAGATATGCATCAAGCCTCATAACATTTATAAAATCACGCTACAATTTTAGAATTTTTGCCGCCTGCTACCCCGAAAAACACATCGAAGCATATTCCATGGAGGAAGACCTACTCCGCCTTAAAGAGAAGGAGGACTGCGGGGTTGACGTGTTTATAAGCCAGCTCTTCTTCGACAATGAGCTTTTCTATAAATTCCGCAGCATGGCACGGGAGCTCGGTATCTCAACACCGATAATAGCAGGAATAATGCCGATAACATCCGCTTCTCAAATAAGCCGGATGACCTCGATGTGCGGCGCATCCGTGCCTGAGAAGGTGCGGAAGATCATCCGTGCCTATGGACACAACAGCATGGCGATGAAAGAGGCAGGGATAGCCTACGCGACGGCTCAGATCATCGACCTTCTTGCAACAGGCGTCGACGGCATACACATCTATACGATGAACCAGCCCGATATTGCAAAGCGGATATCAGAGAGCATCCGCGGGATCCTCTACTCGCTCAGGGTCAAGCGTGGCCAATAA
- a CDS encoding phosphatidylglycerol lysyltransferase domain-containing protein, with product MQFNFQNIELKDASLFMNYWELTDQRASDYSFPILWGWASDYGYQAAADESARLFWIRQTIPSLYNLAPIGNWHHDNWASIISERYGRDPEFWLVPERLLEIWQEQFGDSIEVEDDRGNWEYLYNIRDLATLSGNRYMRKRNRVNKFCRMYNYVYRPITPEIIPAVMEFQHTWCQSNLSGHVPGLSQENHGIQRILQHWDEIPHLRGGVIEINGRIVAYTIGELAYDMIVVHFEKASLEYNSAYQAINKEFLSHMLEQNPGLVIVNREEDMNDPGLREAKMSYLPTGFIKKFHVKISL from the coding sequence TTGCAGTTCAACTTTCAGAACATAGAACTTAAAGACGCGTCATTATTCATGAATTACTGGGAACTTACAGACCAGCGGGCATCTGACTACAGTTTTCCAATACTCTGGGGCTGGGCATCCGATTATGGGTATCAGGCTGCAGCAGATGAAAGTGCGCGGCTCTTCTGGATACGACAGACGATACCCTCACTCTACAACCTAGCACCGATAGGCAACTGGCACCACGATAACTGGGCATCCATCATCAGCGAACGCTATGGGAGGGATCCCGAGTTTTGGCTGGTTCCCGAACGTCTGCTGGAGATATGGCAGGAGCAGTTCGGGGACAGCATAGAGGTCGAAGACGACAGAGGGAACTGGGAATACCTTTATAACATCCGTGATCTGGCGACCCTATCGGGCAACCGTTACATGAGGAAACGCAATCGGGTTAACAAGTTCTGCCGGATGTACAATTACGTGTACAGGCCGATAACACCTGAAATCATACCTGCTGTAATGGAATTCCAGCACACATGGTGCCAGTCAAATCTGTCGGGACACGTCCCCGGACTCTCCCAGGAGAACCATGGGATACAGCGGATACTGCAGCACTGGGATGAAATCCCCCACCTGCGCGGAGGTGTAATCGAAATCAACGGACGCATAGTAGCCTATACTATAGGCGAACTTGCATACGACATGATAGTCGTACATTTTGAAAAAGCCAGCCTTGAATACAACTCGGCATATCAGGCGATAAACAAGGAATTTCTCTCTCATATGCTGGAACAGAACCCGGGCCTGGTAATTGTCAACAGGGAAGAGGATATGAACGACCCCGGTCTGCGTGAAGCCAAGATGTCATACCTGCCGACAGGATTCATAAAAAAATTCCATGTTAAGATAAGCCTGTAG
- a CDS encoding adenosylcobinamide-GDP ribazoletransferase, with translation MKKKFEEYAERFSREVHEKNFRFDFFARFVVIWTLITRIPLPKNWWPDETPSGNSVLSLVPLAGGILGLLTGTVITVMYISGIGQAASVWAGVAFYSLTGWSLHLDGWGDLWDGIGSGRRGEELRSVMKDSRLGAYGAIGLIIAFGLWTSLLISIDPLHTTGVCMTAAATGRFAICCAAFYGRYPWQTGMAKGWVDTFGGYDLFISSLCVLIFMPVAPIGWFFSVLFASLAGSGAAFWMNERLGGVSGDVLGSVAVTAELLSLMVFAL, from the coding sequence ATGAAGAAAAAATTTGAAGAGTACGCAGAGAGGTTTAGTCGCGAGGTGCACGAAAAAAATTTCCGATTTGATTTTTTTGCACGTTTCGTTGTTATATGGACCCTTATCACGCGTATCCCGCTCCCCAAAAACTGGTGGCCGGATGAAACACCCTCAGGCAACAGCGTGCTTTCGCTTGTCCCGCTGGCAGGCGGCATACTTGGTTTGCTGACAGGCACAGTGATAACGGTAATGTATATATCAGGTATCGGACAGGCTGCCTCCGTATGGGCAGGAGTTGCTTTCTACTCGCTTACAGGCTGGTCTCTCCATCTTGACGGCTGGGGCGACCTCTGGGACGGCATAGGCTCAGGCAGGCGAGGTGAAGAATTGCGCTCGGTGATGAAGGACAGCAGGCTCGGCGCTTACGGTGCGATCGGCCTCATTATTGCATTCGGACTCTGGACATCGCTGCTCATCTCCATCGATCCTCTGCATACAACCGGCGTATGTATGACGGCTGCGGCAACCGGCCGTTTTGCAATATGCTGCGCCGCGTTCTACGGACGCTATCCATGGCAGACAGGCATGGCAAAGGGATGGGTCGATACTTTCGGAGGTTATGATCTGTTTATCTCCTCTCTGTGCGTTTTGATTTTCATGCCGGTTGCTCCGATCGGATGGTTTTTTTCTGTTTTATTTGCAAGTCTCGCCGGGAGCGGCGCGGCGTTCTGGATGAATGAACGCCTCGGCGGCGTGAGCGGTGACGTCCTCGGCTCTGTCGCAGTCACAGCGGAACTTCTCTCCCTGATGGTGTTTGCGCTGTGA
- a CDS encoding Cof-type HAD-IIB family hydrolase, with protein MRNFRPKLIALDLDGTILNSESRLTERTKSALQRAMGQGLHILIATGRMYSSALAVIREIGTSSPCVFYNGAVIIDPVTDEVFYEKGLGRDLTAEVVDFYRRQGWYIQIYSDDMLYVLDNEDPRCKFYESIAKIDAVPLGEEFWNFRVNAIKLLGIAHEEEIFKKMLGDTKNHFEKRLYTTTSWGSFVEMVHPDVNKALGLEMAAKRLGITRKEILAIGDASNDKEMISWAGLGVAMGNAPDEVKAAADEIAPDNDHDGAAVTVERFLI; from the coding sequence GTGAGAAATTTCAGGCCGAAACTCATAGCACTGGACCTGGACGGAACTATACTTAACAGCGAGAGCAGGCTTACGGAACGGACGAAGTCAGCGCTGCAGCGGGCGATGGGACAGGGTCTCCATATCCTCATCGCAACAGGACGAATGTATTCCTCCGCGCTTGCTGTCATTCGTGAGATCGGCACATCATCGCCCTGTGTATTCTATAACGGGGCTGTTATTATAGACCCTGTGACAGATGAGGTATTTTATGAGAAGGGGTTGGGTCGTGACCTTACTGCGGAGGTGGTTGATTTCTATCGCCGGCAGGGATGGTATATTCAGATATATTCGGATGACATGCTATATGTCCTGGATAATGAAGACCCGCGCTGTAAATTCTATGAAAGCATAGCAAAAATAGATGCCGTCCCACTTGGTGAAGAATTCTGGAACTTTCGCGTAAACGCTATAAAGCTTCTGGGCATTGCCCATGAAGAGGAAATTTTTAAAAAAATGCTTGGAGATACAAAAAATCACTTTGAGAAACGGCTTTATACAACTACATCATGGGGTTCGTTTGTTGAGATGGTCCACCCCGACGTCAACAAGGCGCTGGGGTTAGAAATGGCGGCAAAGCGTCTCGGCATAACGCGCAAGGAGATACTTGCGATCGGAGACGCATCAAATGACAAAGAGATGATCTCGTGGGCCGGGCTTGGAGTCGCAATGGGCAATGCGCCCGACGAAGTAAAAGCGGCGGCGGATGAAATCGCGCCCGATAATGACCACGATGGAGCGGCAGTCACGGTTGAAAGATTTTTGATATAA
- a CDS encoding peptidylprolyl isomerase, whose translation MKIITIIAIVMTLWGCMTMLAARPAAAATEKRRIATFETTMGTFKIELYNDLAPNTVKNFTDLAGKKFYDGIIFHRVIDRFMIQGGCPRGNGTGGPGYEIPDEFGKGLKHDKPGILSMANSGPNTGGSQFFITLVPCPWLDGKHAIFGHVIEGMDIVEKIGKVPTDSQDRPLKKVIIEKLTIK comes from the coding sequence ATGAAAATCATAACAATAATAGCGATAGTAATGACACTGTGGGGCTGCATGACAATGTTAGCCGCAAGACCCGCTGCGGCGGCTACGGAAAAACGCCGGATCGCAACTTTTGAGACAACAATGGGCACGTTCAAGATCGAGTTATATAACGACCTTGCACCGAATACTGTAAAAAATTTCACCGACCTTGCCGGGAAGAAATTCTACGACGGGATCATATTCCACCGTGTCATTGACCGGTTCATGATTCAGGGCGGCTGCCCGCGCGGAAACGGCACAGGCGGCCCCGGCTATGAGATCCCCGATGAGTTCGGCAAAGGACTTAAGCATGACAAACCGGGCATCCTCTCAATGGCGAATTCCGGCCCCAATACAGGCGGCTCTCAGTTCTTCATAACTCTGGTCCCATGCCCGTGGCTGGACGGCAAACACGCGATATTCGGGCATGTCATCGAGGGTATGGATATAGTAGAGAAGATAGGCAAAGTCCCCACAGATTCGCAGGACCGTCCGCTCAAGAAAGTCATCATCGAAAAACTGACAATAAAATAG